Genomic DNA from Trypanosoma brucei brucei TREU927 chromosome 9, whole genome shotgun sequence:
ctaagaaaaaacaaaaaaaaacagacagaaAAAGTCGACAACTCAGGATAGTAACCGCATAAGGGTCTTTTGAAACGTGttccaaaaggaacaatTGCCTCGTAAGGTTCATCcgcttttgttatttctcttGAGTCCACGCAATTCACCAGCGACGCTCGTTGGAGGGTTTATCCTCTGCAATTGAGAAAAGGGATGACCCGAGCTCCTGTTGGTGCGGAGGAGGCATCCTTTAAGATACCGACCTTCCAAAGTAGACGATCATCGCCGATGGAAATAACCTGAGGGCTCCTTTCACTGGTCCCTTTTGGTCTCAGTCCGATCAGTCCCCAGAGATGTTGAAATCTACATTCCGCACTCGAATTTAAGCGAGAAATGattcaatatattttttttttagaattttcttcgtgccttcgtgagagtttccccccactggcgcggccatcagccatcaccgtagagccctgaaaTGCTATCgttctggcgactgtggcagagtctccctttttcattcatcctaacacaccctctataatttttgttgtatttccgcatatgaacggaatacagcagatggggcgagaagcctcccaccctggactctcccaaagatgccaattggcaatccttttttttcggaggtccacatcaccggacagcagcatcttagtgcggatgatactgctgatggcacgctggcacgtacccagggaccgacaaatgaaaaacggtgtcccaggaagacgctgctgatccctgtgctgtatgatgccgtagccggagcacagcagtgttccccatgaaaggaactctgctggctcttggcttcccccgatgatacggggtactggaccctggcaccacgttgaggtggccggcatcgccaggggaTTCAATATATCTCCAGCAGCGGGACGCGCACTTGCTGTAAAGGAATGGAAGCCTTGTCCTGCGTATTCAACAGGCGTGTGGCATGCGCCCTCCTTGTTATCGTATAACCGTGCGTCTTGAAGGGACAACGCCCTGGCGGCTCCCATGGCTCTTATCCTTCATCTAAGACATGGGTTACATCATAGAGACCATATTCTACATATTAGTCAACATGGCGGTGTATTTGTCCAAGTGGCTGACAGTGTTCCTCGGCAACTGGAACGGATAGATGTGCTTAATCAGTTGGGGAATAGTGTGAGGATTCATGCTGTGTTCTTCCACAACTTGTGGCTTCAGCATGCTGTAAAGGCCCCTCTCCTAACGGGGTGCGTCATCACCTCCCATGAAGCCAGAATGCGTTCGACTTTGGTTGTTGTGAGCGTTGTTACATGTTCCTTGAGCTTCAAAGTGGAAAGTAGTCACGTAATATCGAGAGCGTCCTAATCCCCGAATGCGAACTTAAcgacctgctcggtgtgaaTTGGACTTGGCTGTCTTAGGTGTCACCAACCAATCGAGGAGCGCTACACTGTCCCTGTTCCATTGGAAATGCTTCCGTATCCGTGTCGGGATCTCTACCCGACGACTTGTCGTAATCCAcaccacacgcacaaaccACACACTCCTTCCAATCCGagcaaaaagtaataatCTGAGCCATTCCGACCTTTTGTTAAGGGACTCGCTTATTTGATCTCGCTTCTCGCCACAATCTTCCGTAGCCGCAAGATCATCACGTCTAACAGTCATTGATCCAACTTAGTCACCGCTACTTGCTGGCCGAGTTGCTTTGCATG
This window encodes:
- a CDS encoding hypothetical protein, unlikely (GPI-Anchor Signal predicted for Tb09.211.4940 by DGPI v2.04, no cleavage site predicted); this translates as MGAARALSLQDARLYDNKEGACHTPVEYAGQGFHSFTASARPAAGDILNPLAMPATSTWCQGPVPRIIGGSQEPAEFLSWGTLLCSGYGIIQHRDQQRLPGTPFFICRSLGTCQRAISSIIRTKMLLSGDVDLRKKRIANWHLWESPGWEASRPICCIPFICGNTTKIIEGVLG